From a single Cupriavidus taiwanensis LMG 19424 genomic region:
- a CDS encoding sigma-70 family RNA polymerase sigma factor has translation MPPSPQPSYAAPASPDRLEGLLQAVAFGERQALRALYDLTATKLFGLALRITGRRDWAEDVVQESFVSIWHHAGDYRPQLAAPMTWMTAIVRNRALDCLRRAAAARVPQTAELDEDLGEWLADDAAGPAELAEASQQARALNRCLQRLEQPQRQAIMLAYLQDLSHAELAERLRAPLGTVKSWIRRGLERLRSCMEGTA, from the coding sequence GTGCCGCCCTCCCCGCAGCCGTCCTATGCCGCGCCCGCCAGCCCCGACCGGCTGGAGGGACTGCTGCAGGCCGTCGCCTTCGGCGAGCGCCAGGCGCTGCGCGCGCTCTATGACCTCACCGCGACGAAACTGTTTGGCCTTGCGCTGCGTATTACAGGCAGGCGCGATTGGGCGGAGGATGTCGTGCAGGAGAGCTTTGTCAGCATCTGGCACCACGCCGGCGACTACCGGCCGCAGCTGGCCGCGCCGATGACGTGGATGACGGCGATCGTGCGCAACCGCGCGCTCGATTGCCTGCGCCGTGCGGCGGCAGCGCGCGTGCCGCAGACCGCCGAGCTGGACGAAGACCTTGGCGAATGGCTGGCCGACGACGCCGCCGGGCCCGCCGAGCTGGCCGAGGCCAGCCAGCAGGCGCGCGCGCTCAACCGCTGCCTGCAGCGGCTGGAGCAGCCGCAGCGCCAGGCCATCATGCTCGCCTACCTGCAGGACCTGAGCCACGCCGAGCTGGCCGAGCGCCTGCGCGCGCCGCTGGGCACGGTCAAGTCCTGGATCCGGCGCGGGCTGGAGCGGCTGCGCAGCTGCATGGAGGGCACGGCATGA
- a CDS encoding arginine/lysine/ornithine decarboxylase: MKFRFPVIIIDEDFRSENISGSGIRALAEAIEKEGMEVMGLTSYGDLTSFAQQASRASTFIVSIDDDEFASDSEELEAAAIEKLRAFVAEVRRRNSDLPIFLYGETRTSRHIPNDILRELHGFIHMFEDTPEFVARHIIREAKVYLDTLAPPFFKALIDYAQDSSYSWHCPGHSGGVAFLKSPVGQVFHQFFGENMLRADVCNAVDELGQLLDHTGPVAASERNAARIFNSDHMYFVTNGTSTSNKMVWHANVAPGDIVVVDRNCHKSILHAIMMTGAIPVFLMPTRNHYGIIGPIPKSEFDPQTIRKKIANHPFASKAKNQKPRILTITQGTYDGVLYNAEQIKEMLAAEIDTLHFDEAWLPHAAFHDFYRNMHAIGKDRPRSKDALVFATQSTHKLLAGLSQASQILVQDSETRKLDRYRFNEAYLMHTSTSPQYSIIASCDVAAAMMEAPGGTALVEESIQEAMDFRRAMRKVEGDYDAGNNGDWWFKVWGPDALIEDGIGDREEWMLKANERWHGFGDLADGFNLLDPIKATIITPGLDVDGEFSDRGIPAAIVTKYLAEHGIIIEKTGLYSFFIMFTIGITKGRWNSLVTELQQFKDDYDQNQPLWRVLPEFVGKYPQYERMGLRDLCDAIHSVYKANDVARVTTEMYLSDMEPAMKPSDAWAMMAHREIERVPVDDLEGRVTAILLTPYPPGIPLLIPGERFNRTIVQYLKFAREFNKLFPGFETDIHGLVEDEVDGKKAYFVDCVKQGA; the protein is encoded by the coding sequence ATGAAATTCCGCTTCCCCGTCATCATCATTGACGAAGACTTCCGCTCCGAGAACATCTCCGGCTCCGGCATCCGCGCGCTGGCCGAGGCGATCGAGAAAGAGGGCATGGAAGTCATGGGGCTGACCAGCTACGGCGACCTGACCTCGTTCGCCCAGCAAGCCAGCCGGGCATCGACCTTCATCGTGTCGATCGACGACGACGAGTTCGCCAGCGACAGCGAGGAACTCGAGGCCGCCGCAATCGAGAAGCTGCGCGCCTTCGTCGCCGAGGTGCGCCGCCGCAACTCGGACCTGCCGATCTTCCTGTACGGCGAGACCCGCACCTCGCGCCATATCCCCAACGATATCCTGCGCGAGCTGCACGGCTTCATCCACATGTTCGAGGACACGCCCGAGTTCGTGGCGCGCCACATCATCCGCGAAGCCAAGGTCTACCTGGACACGCTCGCTCCGCCGTTCTTCAAGGCGCTGATCGACTACGCGCAGGACAGCTCGTATTCGTGGCACTGCCCGGGGCACTCGGGCGGCGTGGCGTTCCTGAAGAGCCCGGTGGGACAGGTGTTCCACCAGTTCTTCGGCGAGAACATGCTGCGCGCCGACGTCTGCAACGCCGTCGACGAACTGGGCCAGCTGCTCGACCACACCGGGCCGGTGGCCGCGTCGGAGCGCAATGCCGCGCGCATCTTCAACTCCGACCACATGTATTTCGTCACCAACGGCACCTCCACCTCGAACAAGATGGTGTGGCACGCCAACGTGGCGCCCGGCGACATCGTGGTGGTGGACCGCAACTGCCACAAGTCGATCCTGCACGCGATCATGATGACGGGCGCGATCCCGGTGTTCCTGATGCCGACGCGCAACCACTACGGCATCATCGGCCCGATCCCGAAGAGCGAGTTCGATCCGCAGACGATCAGGAAAAAGATCGCCAACCACCCGTTCGCCAGCAAGGCCAAGAACCAGAAGCCGCGCATCCTGACCATCACCCAGGGCACCTACGATGGCGTGCTGTACAACGCCGAGCAGATCAAGGAAATGCTGGCGGCCGAGATCGACACGCTGCACTTCGATGAAGCCTGGCTGCCGCACGCCGCGTTCCACGACTTCTATCGCAACATGCACGCGATCGGCAAGGACCGCCCGCGCAGCAAGGACGCGCTGGTGTTCGCCACGCAGTCCACGCACAAGCTGCTGGCTGGCCTGTCGCAGGCCTCGCAGATCCTGGTGCAGGATTCCGAGACGCGCAAGCTGGACCGCTACCGCTTCAATGAAGCGTACCTGATGCATACCTCGACCAGCCCGCAGTACTCGATCATCGCCTCGTGCGACGTGGCCGCGGCGATGATGGAAGCGCCGGGCGGCACCGCGCTGGTGGAAGAGAGCATCCAGGAGGCGATGGATTTCCGCCGCGCCATGCGCAAGGTCGAGGGCGACTACGATGCCGGCAACAACGGCGACTGGTGGTTCAAGGTGTGGGGCCCGGACGCGCTGATCGAAGACGGCATCGGCGACCGCGAGGAATGGATGCTGAAGGCCAACGAGCGCTGGCACGGCTTCGGCGACCTCGCCGACGGCTTCAACCTGCTCGACCCGATCAAGGCCACCATCATCACCCCGGGCCTGGACGTCGACGGCGAGTTCAGCGACCGCGGCATCCCGGCGGCGATCGTCACCAAGTACCTGGCCGAGCACGGCATCATCATCGAGAAGACCGGGCTGTACTCGTTCTTCATCATGTTCACCATCGGCATCACCAAGGGCCGGTGGAATTCGCTGGTGACCGAGCTGCAGCAGTTCAAGGACGACTACGACCAGAACCAGCCGCTGTGGCGCGTGCTGCCGGAATTCGTCGGCAAGTATCCGCAGTACGAGCGCATGGGCCTGCGTGACCTGTGCGATGCGATCCACAGCGTGTACAAGGCCAACGACGTGGCGCGCGTGACCACCGAGATGTACCTGTCGGACATGGAGCCGGCGATGAAGCCGTCGGACGCCTGGGCCATGATGGCCCATCGCGAGATCGAGCGCGTGCCGGTCGACGACCTGGAAGGCCGCGTCACCGCGATCCTGCTGACGCCGTACCCGCCGGGCATTCCGCTGCTGATTCCGGGCGAGCGCTTCAACCGCACCATCGTGCAATACCTGAAGTTCGCGCGCGAGTTCAACAAGCTGTTCCCGGGCTTCGAGACCGACATCCACGGCCTGGTGGAGGACGAGGTCGACGGCAAGAAGGCGTACTTCGTCGACTGCGTGAAGCAGGGCGCCTGA
- a CDS encoding anti-sigma factor, which translates to MKLATHPDLLDRIAAQYALGVLRGGARRRLERLAHEEPAVRAAIHRWQARLAGVAELQAAAVPVDKVWCGIEERLGWKAAEDRSPPAAARAPTPDAGSWWQRLWSAPVFWRGAAAAMAVVAVLAIAIGMQLAGQRDAAPADVIAVLNDDRAQPAMLVSWDAASGDLVVRRLDHLTLNERQVLQLWALPDAGKPQSLGLIGRVPQTRLALAQPPTAVPVLAVSIEPAGGSPSADGPSGPVVFKGPVIHSRP; encoded by the coding sequence ATGAAGCTGGCCACCCATCCCGACCTGCTCGACCGGATCGCCGCCCAGTACGCGCTGGGCGTGCTGCGGGGCGGGGCGCGCCGGCGCCTGGAGCGGCTCGCGCATGAAGAGCCGGCGGTGCGGGCGGCGATCCACCGCTGGCAGGCGCGCCTTGCCGGCGTGGCCGAATTGCAGGCGGCGGCCGTGCCGGTCGACAAGGTCTGGTGCGGGATCGAGGAAAGGCTGGGCTGGAAGGCAGCCGAGGACCGTAGCCCGCCCGCCGCGGCCCGCGCCCCTACCCCGGACGCCGGCAGCTGGTGGCAGCGCCTGTGGTCGGCACCGGTATTCTGGCGCGGCGCCGCGGCGGCGATGGCGGTGGTGGCGGTACTGGCCATCGCCATCGGCATGCAGCTGGCCGGCCAGCGCGACGCAGCGCCCGCCGACGTCATCGCCGTGCTCAACGACGACCGCGCGCAGCCGGCCATGCTGGTGTCATGGGATGCAGCCAGCGGCGATCTTGTAGTGCGCCGGCTCGATCACCTGACGCTGAACGAGCGGCAGGTATTGCAGTTGTGGGCGCTCCCGGACGCCGGCAAGCCGCAGTCCCTGGGCCTGATCGGCCGTGTGCCGCAAACGCGGCTGGCGCTGGCGCAGCCGCCAACGGCGGTGCCCGTGCTGGCCGTCAGTATCGAACCGGCCGGCGGCTCGCCGAGTGCGGACGGGCCCAGCGGCCCGGTGGTGTTCAAGGGGCCTGTGATCCACAGCCGGCCCTAA
- the argH gene encoding argininosuccinate lyase — protein sequence MSTSQLAKKGEAWSARFSEPMSDLVKRYTASVFFDKRLALFDIQGSLAHAAMLAKQGIIAEADRAEIERGMAQIRGEIEAGSFEWKLDLEDVHLNIEARLTALVGDAGKRLHTGRSRNDQVATDIRLWLRSEIDNIIALLGALRTSLLDLAEQNADTILPGFTHLQVAQPVTFGHHLLAYNEMFTRDAERMADCRKRVNRLPLGAAALAGTSYPIDREFVAQQLGFDGVCRNSLDAVSDRDFAIEFCAAAALVMTHVSRFSEELVLWMSPRVGFIDIADRFCTGSSIMPQKKNPDVPELARGKTGRVNGHLIGLLTLMKGQPLAYNKDNQEDKEPLFDTVDTVVDTLRIFADMVPGISVKPEAMRAAALQGYATATDLADYLVKKGLPFRDAHEAVAHAVRACDGRQCDLADLTVAELREVSGLGDKAALIGDDVHAVLTLEGSVAARNHVGGTAPDQVRAAIAAARAAL from the coding sequence ATGTCCACCTCCCAACTTGCCAAGAAAGGCGAAGCCTGGTCCGCCCGCTTCTCCGAACCGATGTCCGACCTGGTGAAGCGCTACACCGCCTCGGTGTTCTTCGACAAGCGCCTGGCCCTGTTCGACATCCAGGGCTCGCTGGCCCACGCGGCCATGCTGGCGAAGCAGGGCATCATCGCCGAGGCCGACCGCGCCGAGATCGAGCGCGGCATGGCGCAGATCCGCGGCGAGATCGAGGCCGGCAGCTTTGAATGGAAGCTGGACCTGGAAGACGTCCACCTGAATATCGAGGCGCGCCTGACCGCGCTGGTGGGCGATGCCGGCAAGCGCCTGCACACCGGCCGCTCGCGCAATGACCAGGTCGCGACCGACATCCGCCTGTGGCTGCGCAGCGAGATCGACAACATCATCGCGCTGCTGGGCGCGCTGCGCACCTCGCTGCTGGACCTGGCTGAGCAGAACGCCGACACCATCCTGCCGGGCTTCACCCACCTGCAGGTGGCGCAGCCGGTCACCTTCGGCCACCACCTGCTGGCGTACAACGAGATGTTCACGCGCGATGCCGAGCGCATGGCCGATTGCCGCAAGCGCGTCAACCGCCTGCCGCTGGGCGCCGCCGCGCTGGCCGGCACCAGCTACCCGATCGACCGCGAGTTCGTCGCGCAGCAGCTGGGCTTCGACGGCGTCTGCCGCAATTCGCTGGATGCTGTCTCGGACCGCGACTTCGCCATCGAATTCTGCGCCGCCGCCGCGCTGGTGATGACCCATGTGTCGCGCTTCTCGGAAGAACTGGTGCTGTGGATGAGCCCGCGCGTAGGCTTTATCGATATCGCCGACCGCTTCTGCACCGGCAGCTCGATCATGCCGCAGAAAAAGAACCCGGACGTGCCCGAGCTGGCGCGCGGCAAGACCGGCCGCGTCAACGGCCACCTGATCGGCCTGCTGACGCTGATGAAGGGCCAGCCGCTGGCGTACAACAAGGACAACCAGGAAGACAAGGAGCCGCTGTTCGATACGGTCGACACCGTGGTCGACACGCTGCGCATCTTCGCCGACATGGTGCCGGGCATCAGCGTCAAGCCCGAAGCGATGCGCGCCGCCGCGCTGCAGGGCTATGCCACCGCCACCGACCTGGCCGACTACCTGGTCAAGAAGGGCCTGCCCTTCCGCGACGCGCATGAAGCCGTGGCCCACGCCGTGCGCGCCTGCGACGGCCGCCAGTGCGACCTGGCCGACCTGACCGTGGCCGAGCTGCGCGAGGTATCGGGCCTGGGCGACAAGGCCGCGCTGATCGGCGACGACGTGCACGCGGTGCTGACGCTGGAAGGCTCGGTCGCGGCGCGCAACCATGTCGGCGGCACCGCGCCGGACCAGGTGCGCGCGGCCATCGCGGCGGCACGCGCGGCGCTGTAA
- a CDS encoding type II toxin-antitoxin system VapC family toxin codes for MYLIDTNVISETRKRERANPGVRAFFRQAAREEFALYLSALTVGELQRGVALIRHRGDAVQAALLERWLANVLEDFGRHVLPVDAEVAQVWGQLRAARPEHALDKFIAATALIHRLTIVTRNVADFRGTGAMVMNPFS; via the coding sequence GTGTATTTGATTGATACCAACGTCATCAGCGAGACGCGCAAGCGCGAGCGCGCCAACCCTGGCGTGCGCGCGTTCTTCCGGCAGGCCGCGCGCGAAGAATTCGCGCTCTACCTGTCGGCGCTGACCGTGGGCGAACTCCAGCGCGGCGTGGCCCTGATCCGCCATCGCGGCGACGCGGTGCAGGCGGCGCTGCTGGAGCGCTGGCTGGCCAATGTGCTGGAGGATTTCGGCCGGCACGTGCTGCCGGTCGATGCCGAGGTCGCGCAGGTGTGGGGTCAGTTGCGCGCGGCGCGGCCGGAGCACGCGCTGGACAAGTTCATCGCCGCCACCGCGCTGATCCACCGCCTCACCATCGTGACGCGCAATGTCGCGGACTTCCGCGGCACCGGCGCGATGGTGATGAATCCATTCAGCTAG
- a CDS encoding FitA-like ribbon-helix-helix domain-containing protein, protein MATLLVRGIDEVLVQRLREQAVANGRSAEAEHRAILAQALGGTARRSFAEVLSGIPDVGQDADFERIQDTGEAPRVFD, encoded by the coding sequence ATGGCAACCCTACTGGTTCGTGGCATCGATGAAGTGCTGGTCCAGCGCCTGCGCGAGCAGGCCGTCGCCAACGGCCGCAGCGCCGAGGCGGAACACCGCGCCATCCTGGCCCAGGCGCTGGGCGGCACGGCGCGGCGCAGCTTTGCCGAGGTGCTGTCCGGCATACCGGACGTCGGCCAGGACGCCGACTTCGAGCGCATCCAGGATACGGGCGAGGCGCCGCGTGTATTTGATTGA
- the dcd gene encoding dCTP deaminase, whose amino-acid sequence MSIKSDKWIRRMAEQHGMIEPFEPGQVREADGRKIVSYGTSSYGYDIRCADEFKIFTNINSTIVDPKNFDEKSFVDFKGDVCIIPPNSFALARTMEYFRIPRSVLTICLGKSTYARCGIIVNVTPFEPEWEGYVTLEFSNTTPLPAKIYAGEGCAQVLFFESDEICETSYADRGGKYQGQHGVTLPKT is encoded by the coding sequence ATGAGCATCAAATCCGACAAATGGATCCGCCGCATGGCGGAGCAGCACGGCATGATCGAGCCGTTCGAGCCAGGCCAGGTCCGGGAGGCCGACGGGCGCAAGATCGTGTCGTACGGCACTTCGAGCTACGGCTACGACATCCGCTGCGCCGACGAATTCAAGATCTTCACCAATATCAACAGCACCATCGTCGACCCGAAGAACTTCGACGAGAAGTCCTTCGTGGACTTCAAGGGTGATGTCTGCATCATTCCGCCGAATTCCTTCGCGCTGGCGCGGACGATGGAGTATTTCCGCATCCCGCGCAGCGTGCTTACCATCTGCCTGGGCAAGAGCACCTACGCCCGTTGCGGCATCATCGTCAACGTGACGCCGTTCGAGCCGGAGTGGGAAGGCTACGTGACGCTGGAGTTTTCGAACACCACGCCGCTGCCGGCCAAGATCTACGCCGGCGAGGGCTGCGCCCAGGTACTGTTCTTCGAGAGCGACGAGATCTGCGAGACCTCGTACGCCGACCGGGGCGGCAAATACCAGGGCCAGCACGGTGTCACACTGCCGAAGACCTGA
- a CDS encoding TRAP transporter small permease subunit, protein MYYLLGLSRQIDRLNQHTGRLANIMILLSCLISAGNALLRYGFNLSDNWPLELQWYMFAIAVMFGASYTFQRNEHVRVDLIYGNVSERAQHWIDIFGILVFLLPSCVLFTWLSWESLFLPSWRILEQSGNSGGLPRYPIKLVVPVGFALLTLQGVSELIKRFAALKGLVRIESKYERPVQ, encoded by the coding sequence ATGTATTACTTGCTTGGTCTGTCACGACAGATCGACAGGTTGAATCAGCACACTGGCAGGCTTGCAAACATCATGATCCTGCTGTCGTGCCTGATCAGCGCCGGCAACGCGCTGCTGCGCTATGGCTTCAACTTGAGCGACAACTGGCCACTCGAACTGCAGTGGTACATGTTTGCCATTGCCGTGATGTTCGGCGCCTCCTACACCTTCCAGCGCAATGAACACGTGCGCGTGGACCTGATCTACGGCAACGTCTCGGAGCGCGCGCAGCACTGGATCGACATCTTCGGCATCCTTGTGTTCCTGCTGCCCTCGTGCGTGCTGTTCACCTGGCTGTCGTGGGAATCGCTGTTTCTGCCCTCGTGGCGCATCCTCGAGCAATCGGGCAACTCCGGCGGCCTGCCGCGCTACCCGATCAAGCTGGTGGTGCCCGTCGGCTTCGCCCTGCTGACCCTGCAAGGCGTGTCCGAGCTGATCAAGCGCTTCGCCGCCCTCAAGGGCCTGGTGCGCATCGAATCCAAGTACGAGAGGCCGGTTCAATGA
- a CDS encoding TRAP transporter large permease: MIPLEYMPPMMFGGLVLFMLIGFPVAFSLSAVGLAFGFLAIEWGYFPLSFLQAIPSRIFGSVLGNELLLAIPFFTFMGAILEKCGLAEDMLDSMGQLFGPVRGGLGYSVILVGFILGAITGTVAAQVIAMAMISLPVMMRYRYNMKYATGVLAASGTITQLVPPSLVLVVLADQLKTPMGSADVGSMYLGAWGPSVIQIALFALYTFFLTRFKPDWLPPVPAEARTLRGWALWRKCLRGIVPCAVLIFLVLGTIMLGIATPTESGAMGAVGALVLAVIRDKAFTRIDRQIYRVGIAAALVAAAVGVFAFGSHAFRIPLAVMYLVIVWLLLRAGQMTDLRLLIVDAYQSTARITAMVVFILIGSTCFSVVFQGVDGGAWVEHLFTSLPGGWIGFLIVVNLFIFFLAFFLDFFEIAFIVVPMLAPVAVKVLAPVVADSMGGNPEAAATAALVWFGVMLCVNMQTSFMHPPFGFALFYLRGIAPKEVRSSDIYWGALPWVGLQMVMVLLVMFWPGMVTGLLDKGSLKHSNAAEVSIPLGGEPEKPASAPAGGSPGSLELPGAAPAPEPAVPQFEFEKK; this comes from the coding sequence ATGATCCCGCTGGAATATATGCCGCCGATGATGTTCGGCGGCCTGGTGCTGTTCATGCTGATCGGCTTCCCGGTCGCATTCTCGCTGTCGGCGGTGGGGCTGGCCTTCGGCTTCCTGGCGATCGAATGGGGCTATTTCCCGCTCAGCTTCCTGCAGGCCATCCCGAGCCGCATCTTCGGCAGCGTGCTGGGCAACGAACTGTTGCTGGCAATCCCGTTCTTCACCTTCATGGGCGCGATCCTGGAGAAGTGCGGGCTGGCCGAGGACATGCTGGACTCCATGGGCCAGCTGTTCGGTCCGGTGCGCGGCGGCCTGGGTTACTCCGTGATCCTGGTGGGCTTTATCCTGGGCGCCATTACCGGCACGGTGGCCGCACAGGTGATCGCCATGGCGATGATCTCGCTGCCGGTGATGATGCGCTACCGCTACAACATGAAGTACGCCACCGGCGTGCTGGCGGCATCGGGCACCATCACGCAGCTGGTGCCGCCCTCGCTGGTGCTGGTGGTGCTGGCCGACCAGCTCAAGACGCCGATGGGCAGTGCCGACGTGGGCAGCATGTACCTGGGCGCCTGGGGGCCGTCGGTCATCCAGATCGCGCTATTCGCGCTATACACCTTCTTCCTGACGCGCTTCAAGCCTGACTGGCTGCCGCCGGTCCCGGCCGAAGCCCGTACCCTGCGCGGCTGGGCGCTGTGGCGCAAATGCCTGCGCGGCATCGTCCCGTGCGCGGTGCTGATCTTCCTGGTGCTCGGCACCATCATGCTCGGCATTGCCACGCCGACGGAATCCGGTGCCATGGGCGCGGTTGGCGCGCTGGTGCTGGCCGTGATCCGCGACAAGGCCTTTACCCGCATCGACCGCCAGATCTACCGCGTCGGCATCGCCGCCGCTCTGGTAGCCGCCGCGGTGGGCGTCTTTGCCTTCGGCTCCCACGCCTTCCGCATCCCGCTGGCGGTGATGTACCTGGTGATCGTCTGGCTGCTGCTGCGCGCCGGCCAGATGACGGACCTGCGCCTGCTTATCGTCGACGCCTACCAGTCCACCGCACGGATCACCGCGATGGTGGTATTCATCCTGATCGGCTCCACCTGCTTCTCGGTGGTATTCCAGGGCGTGGACGGCGGCGCGTGGGTCGAGCATCTGTTCACCTCGCTGCCGGGCGGCTGGATCGGGTTCCTGATCGTGGTGAACCTGTTCATCTTCTTCCTGGCCTTCTTCCTGGACTTCTTCGAGATCGCCTTCATCGTGGTGCCGATGCTGGCGCCGGTGGCAGTCAAGGTGCTGGCACCGGTGGTCGCCGACTCCATGGGCGGCAACCCGGAAGCCGCGGCAACGGCAGCGCTGGTGTGGTTTGGCGTGATGCTGTGCGTGAACATGCAGACGTCCTTCATGCACCCGCCCTTCGGTTTCGCGCTGTTCTACCTGCGCGGCATCGCCCCGAAGGAAGTGAGGAGTTCCGACATCTACTGGGGCGCCCTGCCCTGGGTCGGCCTGCAAATGGTCATGGTGCTGCTCGTGATGTTCTGGCCCGGCATGGTGACCGGTCTGCTCGACAAGGGCTCGCTCAAGCATAGCAACGCGGCGGAAGTCAGTATCCCGCTGGGCGGTGAACCCGAGAAGCCGGCATCGGCGCCGGCCGGGGGCTCGCCGGGTTCACTGGAACTGCCGGGTGCCGCGCCGGCGCCGGAGCCGGCCGTGCCGCAGTTCGAGTTCGAGAAGAAATAG